One Actinomycetota bacterium DNA segment encodes these proteins:
- the murA gene encoding UDP-N-acetylglucosamine 1-carboxyvinyltransferase: MSTYIIRGGNPLNGTVSVSGAKNAALKMMAASILTEETCVFTNVPDIKDVNTMLEVLSCLGADVFFNPDGTLTVTADGGLRDKAPYELVSQMRASIMVLGPLLARLGRAHVALPGGCNIGSRQIDMHLQGLKLMGANITTEHGYIEGKDKRLRGAIVPLDFPSVGATENILMAGALAEGKTVIENAAREPEIINLADFLTKMGAKIDGAGTSVVTIEGVEKLHGAEHKILPDRIEAGTFLIAGAMTGGEVTVTGASGRNMELVLEKLKQAGVTVTEGEDAITLTMKGRPRAVDVSTLPYPGFPTDLQPMMAAFLSTASGTSVLTENVFENRFLYIDELNRMGASIRLDDHHAVIHGVDKLSGAEVRVPDLRAGAALVIAGLAADGETVIYDNCHIDRGYESLDEKLKQLGADITREC; the protein is encoded by the coding sequence ATGTCTACCTACATAATTAGGGGCGGGAATCCGCTCAACGGCACTGTCTCCGTCAGCGGCGCTAAGAACGCGGCGCTGAAGATGATGGCGGCCTCCATTCTAACCGAAGAGACCTGCGTTTTTACCAACGTTCCCGACATCAAAGACGTTAACACGATGCTCGAGGTGCTCAGCTGTCTGGGCGCCGACGTCTTTTTCAATCCCGACGGCACGCTGACGGTCACCGCCGATGGCGGCCTTCGGGACAAAGCCCCTTACGAACTCGTATCTCAAATGCGCGCTTCCATTATGGTCCTGGGTCCTCTGCTGGCCAGGTTGGGCCGGGCCCACGTCGCCTTGCCGGGCGGCTGCAACATCGGCTCCCGTCAGATAGACATGCATCTTCAGGGCTTGAAACTTATGGGGGCGAACATCACTACGGAGCACGGTTACATCGAAGGCAAAGACAAACGTTTGCGCGGCGCGATCGTTCCTCTTGATTTCCCGAGCGTCGGAGCGACCGAGAACATCCTTATGGCGGGGGCGCTGGCCGAAGGTAAAACCGTCATCGAAAACGCCGCCCGCGAGCCGGAGATCATCAATCTGGCCGATTTCTTAACCAAGATGGGCGCGAAAATCGACGGGGCCGGCACGTCCGTCGTAACCATCGAGGGCGTGGAAAAGCTACATGGCGCCGAACACAAAATTCTACCCGACCGCATTGAAGCCGGCACATTTCTTATCGCCGGGGCGATGACCGGGGGAGAAGTGACCGTAACCGGCGCTTCCGGCCGGAATATGGAGCTCGTTTTAGAGAAACTTAAACAGGCCGGGGTGACGGTAACCGAGGGCGAAGATGCCATCACCCTGACCATGAAGGGCCGCCCGCGGGCTGTTGACGTCTCGACCTTGCCTTATCCGGGTTTCCCGACCGATCTGCAGCCGATGATGGCGGCGTTCCTGTCGACGGCCTCCGGCACCAGCGTTTTAACCGAGAATGTTTTTGAGAACCGCTTTCTGTATATCGACGAGCTGAACCGGATGGGCGCGAGCATTCGCTTGGACGACCACCACGCCGTCATCCACGGAGTCGATAAATTATCGGGCGCCGAAGTGCGGGTTCCCGACTTACGGGCCGGCGCGGCTTTGGTGATCGCCGGTCTGGCGGCTGACGGGGAAACTGTCATTTACGACAACTGCCATATCGACCGCGGGTATGAAAGCCTTGACGAAAAACTGAAACAGCTTGGCGCGGACATAACCAGAGAATGCTGA
- the atpF gene encoding F0F1 ATP synthase subunit B encodes MTLTPEINQLIYSILAFLILVAVLGRFAFPPVMDMLKKREDNIRDAITEAENTRVEATKLLDEYKQQLAVARKEAQATIEQGKQVGESVKAEITAKANEEAHQIIERAQAEIEREKDRALADLQSKVADLTIMATAKVIQKTMDEPGQRKLVEDAIAEVSGVGKA; translated from the coding sequence TTGACACTCACACCTGAAATTAACCAACTCATATACTCGATTCTGGCGTTCCTGATTCTGGTCGCGGTGCTAGGTCGGTTCGCTTTTCCGCCGGTGATGGACATGCTCAAGAAACGGGAGGATAACATCCGTGACGCCATCACGGAGGCCGAGAATACCCGCGTGGAGGCGACTAAACTGCTTGACGAGTACAAACAGCAGCTAGCGGTAGCACGCAAGGAAGCGCAGGCAACGATCGAGCAAGGCAAGCAAGTCGGGGAAAGCGTCAAAGCCGAGATCACGGCCAAAGCCAACGAGGAGGCCCATCAGATTATCGAGCGGGCGCAGGCCGAGATCGAGCGAGAAAAGGATCGCGCCCTGGCGGACTTGCAGTCGAAGGTGGCCGACTTGACCATCATGGCGACCGCGAAAGTAATTCAGAAAACCATGGACGAGCCCGGCCAGCGCAAGCTGGTTGAGGACGCTATTGCCGAGGTGAGCGGGGTTGGCAAAGCATAG
- the atpG gene encoding ATP synthase F1 subunit gamma translates to MAGQTRAIKRRIRSVDKIRQITRAMELVATSKIKKAEDRIKATRPYAQKMVEIMTNLTAVTGDFHHPLLDAHEETKSTAILVLTSNRGLCGAFNTNTLKKAEDLALAEKQAGRTVRLLTVGKKGYSYFSYRGYDVAEAYLDISDAPTFEEAQMIAGKLMKMYTDMEADTVYIVFNHFKSVAEQKPLVFTLFPLAKPEETGHADEETVERSKDYLYEPDAQKIIEKLLPAYAETVTYRSLLESAASEHGARRTAMKSATDNSVDMIDSLTMSFNRARQAQITQELAEISGAVEALKYIQAKEA, encoded by the coding sequence ATGGCCGGTCAGACAAGAGCGATAAAGAGACGGATCCGCAGCGTCGATAAGATTCGGCAGATCACGCGCGCCATGGAACTTGTCGCGACATCTAAGATCAAAAAGGCGGAGGACAGGATCAAAGCCACCCGGCCCTACGCCCAGAAGATGGTTGAGATCATGACCAATCTGACGGCCGTTACGGGTGATTTTCACCACCCGCTACTGGACGCTCACGAGGAGACTAAAAGTACGGCCATTCTGGTTTTGACCAGCAACCGCGGTCTTTGCGGCGCGTTCAACACCAATACGCTTAAGAAAGCCGAAGACCTGGCCTTGGCCGAAAAGCAAGCCGGCCGGACCGTTAGACTTCTAACCGTCGGCAAGAAGGGCTATTCATATTTCAGCTACCGGGGTTACGATGTCGCGGAGGCCTATCTGGACATTTCCGACGCGCCAACCTTTGAAGAAGCGCAGATGATTGCCGGAAAGCTGATGAAGATGTACACGGACATGGAAGCCGACACGGTCTATATCGTTTTTAACCACTTTAAGAGTGTGGCCGAACAGAAGCCGCTGGTGTTCACCCTGTTCCCTTTGGCGAAGCCTGAAGAAACCGGGCACGCCGACGAGGAAACGGTGGAGCGGTCCAAAGACTATCTGTATGAACCGGACGCGCAGAAAATCATCGAGAAGCTTCTGCCGGCCTACGCGGAAACCGTCACCTACCGGTCGCTTCTGGAGTCCGCGGCCAGCGAACACGGGGCCAGGCGGACCGCGATGAAGTCGGCGACGGACAACTCCGTGGACATGATCGATAGCCTGACAATGTCGTTTAACAGGGCGCGGCAAGCCCAGATCACGCAGGAACTGGCGGAGATCAGCGGCGCCGTCGAAGCCCTGAAGTATATCCAAGCAAAGGAAGCTTGA
- a CDS encoding LCP family protein — MGKHFRSAGPSVDSTDKPKKSRKSIIIRRVVIAVLVIFLVIAGSAFAYVKYLEGKMQPSGLMAKAIAAVISKPVPKEPVNFLVMGADVTEEDPTGRADTLFIVRVNFETKQATMVSIPRDFYVEIPGNGKDKINHSFNYGGPALTIKTVQEYTGLPIHHYVVVDYQGFVNIVNALDGVTVNVKERMVDDELGEPLDTGVQKLDGNQSLFYVRFRNTGRGDFARIEDQQNFARALVDESTRIQNAFKIPALINILTENIKTDMSLTQMLDYANEARSFKQDNLTTVILPGVPDMIDGVSYVRPTQDKVDLILDALKNNRPIDPLLLEDVEPSEVTIKVLNGGGTEGVGTEVADILANSGYNIATIGNADRSDYPKTVIYYNKQNHAKALKVKSDLKEDLPDIRLTESSTIDPTVTVIVIVGKDYK, encoded by the coding sequence ATGGGTAAACATTTTAGGTCCGCAGGACCCTCAGTAGACAGCACCGACAAGCCGAAGAAATCCCGCAAGAGCATTATCATCAGGCGCGTCGTCATAGCCGTTCTGGTCATTTTCCTGGTCATCGCCGGGTCGGCTTTCGCTTATGTAAAGTACCTCGAGGGCAAGATGCAGCCTTCAGGCTTGATGGCCAAGGCCATCGCGGCCGTTATCAGCAAACCGGTTCCTAAGGAGCCGGTAAACTTCCTGGTCATGGGGGCGGACGTGACCGAAGAGGATCCGACCGGACGGGCCGACACCTTGTTCATCGTCCGAGTCAATTTCGAGACAAAACAAGCCACCATGGTTTCCATCCCCCGCGATTTTTATGTGGAGATCCCCGGAAACGGAAAAGACAAGATCAACCACTCGTTCAACTACGGCGGACCGGCGCTCACCATTAAAACCGTCCAGGAATACACCGGTCTGCCTATTCACCACTACGTTGTTGTTGATTACCAGGGTTTCGTCAACATCGTCAATGCGCTGGACGGGGTGACCGTAAACGTCAAGGAGCGGATGGTTGACGACGAGCTGGGTGAACCGCTGGACACGGGCGTCCAAAAGCTCGACGGCAACCAGTCCCTTTTCTATGTTCGCTTTCGCAATACCGGGAGAGGCGATTTTGCCAGGATCGAGGATCAGCAGAATTTCGCCCGGGCGTTGGTGGACGAATCGACCAGGATTCAGAACGCCTTTAAGATACCCGCGCTCATCAATATCCTGACGGAGAACATCAAAACCGATATGAGCCTGACGCAGATGCTGGACTACGCCAACGAAGCGAGGTCTTTCAAACAGGATAACCTGACGACGGTCATACTGCCCGGTGTTCCCGATATGATCGACGGGGTAAGCTATGTCCGGCCGACACAGGATAAGGTCGACCTGATATTGGACGCCCTTAAGAACAACCGGCCGATCGACCCGCTTCTTCTGGAAGACGTCGAGCCCTCCGAGGTGACGATAAAGGTTCTAAACGGCGGCGGCACCGAAGGCGTCGGCACCGAAGTCGCCGACATCCTGGCCAACAGCGGCTACAATATCGCCACAATCGGCAACGCGGACAGGTCCGATTACCCGAAGACGGTTATTTACTATAACAAACAGAATCACGCCAAGGCGCTCAAGGTCAAGAGCGACTTAAAGGAGGACCTGCCGGATATCCGGCTGACCGAATCGAGCACGATCGATCCGACCGTGACCGTGATCGTCATCGTCGGCAAGGATTATAAGTGA
- the fabZ gene encoding 3-hydroxyacyl-ACP dehydratase FabZ, whose translation MNLPLDKEAIKKIIPHRDPFLLIDEIIELVPGKKAVGLKRLTGEEDWFRGHFPAYPVMPGVLIVEALAQTGAVAILGMPENKGKIAFFAGIDRLRFKRQVLPGEEIRLECEIIKVKGPVGKGAARATVNGELAVQGELMFAVQ comes from the coding sequence ATGAATCTACCCTTAGATAAAGAAGCTATCAAAAAGATTATCCCTCATCGCGACCCGTTCTTATTGATTGATGAAATCATCGAGCTTGTCCCCGGCAAGAAGGCGGTGGGTCTCAAGAGGCTGACCGGTGAAGAGGATTGGTTCCGGGGCCACTTCCCGGCCTATCCGGTGATGCCGGGCGTACTGATCGTCGAGGCTTTGGCGCAGACCGGCGCCGTCGCCATACTGGGCATGCCTGAGAATAAGGGTAAGATAGCTTTCTTCGCCGGCATAGACAGACTGCGGTTCAAGCGGCAGGTCCTGCCCGGGGAAGAAATCCGCCTGGAGTGCGAAATCATCAAGGTTAAGGGTCCCGTTGGCAAAGGCGCCGCCCGGGCGACTGTCAATGGTGAGCTCGCTGTACAGGGCGAATTAATGTTCGCCGTTCAATAA
- the atpE gene encoding F0F1 ATP synthase subunit C has protein sequence MDPKALAWLGAGLAIGLGAIGPGLGVGLLVSKTVEAMARQPEAAGMVRTTMFIGVAFAEAIALYALVIAFLLSFK, from the coding sequence ATGGATCCAAAAGCATTAGCGTGGCTTGGGGCTGGTCTGGCGATCGGACTTGGCGCCATCGGTCCGGGCCTTGGTGTCGGTCTACTGGTTTCCAAGACCGTCGAAGCCATGGCGCGGCAGCCTGAGGCGGCCGGTATGGTTCGGACAACGATGTTTATCGGTGTCGCGTTCGCTGAGGCCATCGCGCTTTACGCGCTTGTCATTGCGTTTCTGCTGTCATTTAAGTAA
- the atpD gene encoding F0F1 ATP synthase subunit beta produces the protein MNVGKIIQVIGPVVDVQFTPETLPEIYDALEMTVKTNEGEIKIVAEVQQQLENEVVRAVAMLPTDGLVRGQEVFDRGEPITIPVGEETKGRIFNVLGETVDHGKPVKTEMRLPIHREAPEFDELATKTEIFETGIKVIDLLEPYVKGGKTGLFGGAGVGKTVIIMELINNIATQHGGISVFGGVGERTREGNDLYTEMTESGVIKNTVLVYGQMTESPGARLRVGLTALTMAEYFRDYKNQDVLLFIDNIFRFVQAGSEVSALLGRMPSAVGYQPTLGSEMGELQERITSTSKGSITSVQAIYVPADDLTDPAPATTFSHLDATTVLSRQIVEMGIYPAVDPLDSTSRILDPNIIGEEHYTVARNVQEILQRYKDLQDIIAILGVDELSEDDKLAVRRARRIQQFLGQPFHVAEQFTGIPGKYVKLEDTIKGFKEIVEGKHDDLPEQAFSLAGTIEDVVERAAKMAVSS, from the coding sequence ATGAATGTCGGTAAGATAATCCAGGTCATTGGGCCGGTAGTCGACGTCCAGTTTACGCCCGAAACCTTGCCTGAAATCTATGATGCGCTGGAAATGACGGTTAAGACGAACGAGGGCGAGATCAAGATCGTCGCCGAGGTGCAGCAGCAGCTGGAGAACGAAGTTGTTCGCGCCGTCGCCATGCTGCCGACCGACGGTCTGGTCCGGGGTCAAGAGGTCTTCGATCGGGGCGAGCCAATCACTATACCCGTCGGGGAAGAGACCAAAGGCCGAATCTTTAACGTATTGGGAGAGACGGTCGACCATGGCAAACCGGTCAAGACCGAGATGAGGCTGCCTATCCACCGTGAAGCCCCGGAATTCGACGAACTGGCCACCAAGACTGAGATTTTTGAAACGGGTATCAAGGTTATCGACCTTCTGGAGCCGTACGTCAAGGGCGGCAAGACGGGCCTGTTCGGCGGCGCCGGCGTCGGTAAGACCGTCATTATCATGGAGCTCATTAACAATATCGCTACGCAGCACGGCGGGATTTCGGTATTCGGCGGTGTCGGTGAAAGGACCCGTGAGGGCAACGATCTGTATACCGAGATGACGGAGTCCGGCGTCATCAAGAATACCGTGCTTGTCTACGGCCAGATGACCGAATCGCCGGGCGCCCGGCTGCGCGTCGGTTTGACCGCTCTGACGATGGCAGAGTATTTCCGCGACTATAAGAACCAGGACGTTCTGCTGTTTATCGATAACATCTTCCGTTTTGTCCAGGCCGGCAGCGAGGTTTCGGCGCTCCTGGGCCGGATGCCGTCAGCCGTCGGTTACCAGCCGACGCTGGGCAGCGAGATGGGCGAACTTCAGGAAAGAATCACCTCGACCAGCAAGGGCTCGATCACTTCCGTCCAGGCCATTTACGTACCGGCCGACGACCTGACCGACCCGGCGCCGGCGACAACCTTCTCTCATCTGGACGCGACGACGGTTTTGTCCCGCCAGATCGTTGAGATGGGCATCTACCCGGCTGTTGACCCATTGGACTCAACCAGCCGGATCCTCGATCCGAACATCATCGGCGAGGAGCATTATACGGTGGCGCGGAACGTTCAGGAGATTCTGCAGCGATACAAGGACCTCCAGGACATCATCGCCATTCTGGGTGTCGACGAATTAAGCGAGGACGACAAGCTGGCCGTCCGCCGTGCGCGGCGCATCCAGCAGTTCCTGGGCCAGCCGTTCCATGTGGCCGAACAGTTCACCGGCATTCCAGGAAAATACGTCAAGCTGGAAGACACCATCAAAGGCTTCAAGGAAATCGTTGAAGGCAAGCACGACGATCTGCCGGAACAGGCTTTCAGCCTGGCCGGAACGATTGAGGACGTCGTCGAGCGCGCCGCCAAGATGGCAGTTAGTAGTTAG
- the atpH gene encoding ATP synthase F1 subunit delta encodes MAKHSEVVRGYAENMFGMAALEDSVETLEDQLFELNKGIAASPKLRDFLADAGIPAAEKKKALGEILTPSASPLIRSYTNILIDTGKAGLISDVAEAFIKLVQESKNQVLAEVTSAIPLTQDLTDHLSAELGKTTGKKVNVKNVVDTSILGGLVIKMENKIIDLSLQRKLDDLQNSLHASLS; translated from the coding sequence TTGGCAAAGCATAGCGAGGTCGTCCGGGGATACGCCGAGAACATGTTCGGCATGGCGGCGTTGGAAGACTCCGTCGAGACCCTGGAAGACCAACTATTCGAACTGAATAAGGGGATCGCGGCCAGCCCGAAGCTTCGGGATTTCCTGGCCGACGCCGGTATCCCGGCCGCTGAAAAGAAGAAGGCTCTGGGTGAGATACTGACGCCGTCGGCGTCGCCGCTTATCCGCAGTTACACCAATATTTTGATCGATACGGGCAAAGCCGGCCTGATCTCCGATGTCGCCGAAGCCTTTATCAAACTTGTCCAAGAGAGTAAGAACCAAGTACTGGCCGAAGTAACGTCGGCTATCCCGCTGACGCAGGATCTGACCGACCACTTGTCGGCCGAGCTTGGCAAGACTACGGGCAAGAAGGTCAACGTCAAGAACGTCGTGGACACGAGCATCCTCGGCGGTCTCGTAATCAAGATGGAGAATAAGATAATCGATTTGTCGCTGCAGAGAAAACTGGATGATCTTCAGAACAGCCTGCACGCGAGCTTAAGTTAG
- a CDS encoding nucleoside-diphosphate sugar epimerase/dehydratase — protein sequence MKFRLTHLPQILFDAVVLAFSLYASFLIRFEGSIPAADMRLFRNSVLAIVLIQLLVFFASGLYDRMWRYVSTRELRVLALDVVIGTALAVIPLYYIALSGFPRSVLIINALLTVMLVGGARFSVRYIYELQKHRSVLAESKPVLIFGAGDSGEVIVREMLKHPESTYDPVGFVDDDPAKKGRRIHGVQVLGAHRDIPALAAKHEVEEVIIAIPSAPSSVIRDVVDMCDAAGVNCKTLPGVFELIDGTVDLNQIRDINVEDLLGREPVRIDIAEAESYLKDADVLVTGGAGSIGSELCRQIAGYNPERLIVLDHNENDTYYLLLELEKRYPELDLRVIIGDIKDAPLLDHIFAQYKPRVVFHAAAHKHVPLMQENIAAAVSNNVTGSRNLIEAALEYGVERFVLISTDKAVDPTGIMGTTKRIAEMVMQYYCRDSKTKFMAVRFGNVIGSNGSVAPIFRKQIEAGGPVTVTHPEATRYFMSVSEATKLVLQAGAIGEGGEVFLLDMGEPVKIIDLARNLIRLSGLRPDMDIKIEFTGLREGEEITEDLVGVKETVVKTKQDKVLIVQDGGFDMAAFPSDLDRLEKLVAEHDGGGINNQMSKMVPTYRKQKQE from the coding sequence GTGAAATTCCGGCTGACCCACCTTCCGCAAATCCTGTTCGACGCAGTCGTATTGGCTTTCTCTCTGTATGCCTCTTTCTTAATCCGGTTCGAGGGCAGCATTCCGGCGGCGGACATGCGCTTGTTCCGCAACAGCGTCCTGGCCATCGTCCTTATCCAGCTACTCGTCTTCTTTGCGTCTGGTTTATACGACCGTATGTGGCGCTATGTCAGCACGCGCGAGCTGCGCGTCCTGGCCTTAGACGTTGTCATCGGCACCGCGCTGGCGGTGATACCGCTCTACTATATCGCTCTCAGCGGTTTTCCGAGGTCTGTTCTCATAATCAACGCCTTGTTAACGGTGATGCTTGTCGGTGGGGCGCGCTTCAGCGTCAGGTATATTTATGAACTGCAGAAGCACCGCAGCGTTCTGGCGGAATCCAAACCGGTCCTGATTTTCGGCGCGGGCGACTCCGGAGAGGTCATCGTCCGCGAAATGCTTAAACATCCCGAATCAACTTATGATCCGGTCGGTTTTGTCGACGACGACCCGGCCAAGAAAGGCCGCCGCATCCATGGCGTGCAAGTTCTGGGCGCGCACCGGGATATTCCAGCTCTCGCGGCGAAACATGAGGTTGAAGAGGTGATTATCGCCATACCGTCGGCGCCCAGCTCCGTCATCAGGGATGTCGTGGATATGTGCGACGCGGCCGGAGTCAACTGCAAGACCTTGCCGGGCGTTTTCGAGCTTATCGACGGTACGGTCGACTTAAACCAGATCCGCGACATCAATGTTGAGGATTTGCTGGGACGCGAACCTGTCAGAATCGATATCGCGGAAGCCGAATCGTATCTGAAGGACGCCGACGTCCTGGTTACGGGCGGAGCGGGCTCTATCGGCTCCGAGCTTTGCCGCCAGATTGCCGGGTATAATCCCGAACGCCTGATCGTCCTGGACCACAACGAGAACGACACATATTATCTGCTCCTGGAGCTTGAGAAACGGTACCCGGAATTGGATCTGCGCGTCATCATCGGCGATATAAAGGACGCGCCGCTGCTGGATCACATCTTCGCCCAGTACAAGCCCCGCGTCGTTTTTCACGCGGCCGCTCACAAGCACGTTCCCCTCATGCAGGAGAACATCGCGGCGGCGGTCAGCAATAACGTTACGGGCAGCAGAAACCTGATTGAGGCGGCTTTAGAATATGGCGTCGAGCGGTTTGTGCTGATCTCAACCGATAAAGCGGTCGATCCGACGGGGATAATGGGCACCACCAAACGCATCGCCGAGATGGTGATGCAGTATTATTGCCGGGACAGCAAGACAAAGTTCATGGCGGTCAGATTCGGCAACGTGATCGGCAGCAACGGCAGCGTAGCGCCGATCTTCCGCAAACAAATCGAAGCCGGTGGACCGGTCACGGTCACCCACCCGGAGGCGACCAGGTATTTCATGAGTGTGAGCGAGGCCACCAAGCTCGTCCTTCAGGCCGGCGCCATCGGCGAAGGCGGCGAGGTCTTTCTTCTCGACATGGGCGAACCGGTTAAAATCATCGACCTGGCCAGGAACCTCATCCGCCTTAGCGGCTTGCGTCCGGATATGGATATCAAAATCGAGTTCACCGGGCTCCGCGAAGGCGAGGAAATCACTGAAGACCTGGTCGGCGTCAAGGAAACCGTCGTTAAAACTAAACAAGACAAGGTCCTCATCGTCCAGGACGGCGGTTTCGACATGGCGGCATTCCCCAGCGACCTGGATCGTTTAGAGAAGCTTGTCGCCGAACACGACGGCGGAGGCATCAATAACCAGATGAGCAAGATGGTGCCGACATACCGGAAACAAAAACAAGAGTGA
- the atpA gene encoding F0F1 ATP synthase subunit alpha produces the protein MAEKNKAILSPDKISEVLKKYIEEYKPAAAIEEVGKVVETGDGIARITGLPSAMYNEMLEFPNNVYGIALNLEEDQIGCVLLGSATSVEEGAEVRTTGRIMEVPVGKALIGRVVNALGEPLDGKGPIETKTFRPVEKLAPGVIDRQKVSESLQTGIKSIDSMIPIGRGQRELIIGDRQTGKTAIAVDAIINQKGKDVICIYAAIGQKASTIAQVVERLSSAGAMDYTIVVNAPASDPASLVYLAPFAACAMGEEFMYNKQHVLVIYDDLSKHATAYRQLSLLLRRPPGREAYPGDIFYLHSRLLERASKLSDELGGGSLTALPVIETQAGDVSAYIPTNVISITDGQIYLEPDLFYAGVRPAVNVGISVSRVGGSAQIKAMRQVAGTLRIDLAQYRSLEAFAQFGSDLDKATQAQLARGARMVEVLKQPQYQPVPVAEQIIIIYAGSQGHLDDIPVEKISHFEKGYLEFMNLTHPDIAKKIVEGKELTDEIKSSLDKSVEEYKKLWEGESAG, from the coding sequence ATGGCTGAAAAGAACAAAGCCATACTCTCCCCGGACAAGATCTCCGAGGTGCTGAAGAAGTATATCGAGGAGTATAAGCCGGCGGCCGCAATCGAAGAGGTCGGCAAGGTCGTTGAGACAGGAGACGGCATCGCCCGGATCACCGGCTTGCCGAGCGCCATGTACAACGAAATGCTGGAGTTCCCGAACAACGTGTATGGCATTGCTTTAAACCTCGAGGAGGACCAGATCGGATGTGTTCTGCTGGGGTCGGCGACGTCGGTCGAGGAAGGCGCCGAAGTGCGCACGACCGGCCGCATTATGGAAGTCCCGGTCGGCAAGGCGCTCATCGGACGTGTTGTCAACGCGCTGGGCGAACCGCTGGACGGCAAAGGTCCGATTGAGACCAAGACCTTCCGTCCCGTTGAAAAGCTGGCGCCGGGAGTCATCGACCGTCAGAAAGTCAGCGAGTCGTTGCAAACCGGCATTAAGAGTATCGACTCGATGATCCCGATCGGCCGCGGCCAGCGCGAACTGATCATTGGCGACCGGCAGACGGGCAAGACCGCCATCGCCGTCGATGCCATCATCAATCAGAAAGGTAAGGACGTAATCTGCATCTACGCGGCCATCGGCCAGAAGGCTTCGACGATCGCGCAGGTTGTCGAGCGCTTGAGTTCCGCCGGCGCCATGGATTACACGATCGTCGTCAACGCGCCGGCGTCCGATCCCGCTTCGCTGGTGTACCTGGCCCCGTTCGCGGCTTGCGCCATGGGCGAGGAATTCATGTACAACAAGCAGCACGTCCTGGTCATATACGACGATCTGTCGAAGCACGCCACCGCTTACCGGCAGCTGTCGCTCTTGCTCCGCCGCCCACCGGGCCGCGAAGCCTATCCGGGCGATATCTTCTACCTGCATTCAAGGCTCCTGGAACGGGCCAGCAAGCTCTCCGACGAGCTGGGCGGCGGGTCGCTGACCGCGTTGCCGGTCATTGAGACGCAGGCGGGCGACGTATCCGCGTACATTCCGACGAACGTCATCTCCATCACGGACGGCCAGATCTATCTGGAGCCGGACTTGTTCTACGCCGGCGTTAGGCCGGCCGTAAACGTCGGTATCTCGGTCTCCCGCGTCGGCGGGTCGGCCCAGATCAAAGCGATGAGACAGGTCGCCGGAACGCTCCGGATCGACCTGGCGCAATACCGCTCGCTGGAGGCGTTTGCCCAGTTCGGTTCCGACCTTGATAAGGCGACGCAGGCCCAACTGGCCCGAGGCGCCCGCATGGTCGAGGTGCTGAAGCAGCCGCAGTACCAACCGGTACCGGTGGCGGAGCAGATCATTATCATCTATGCGGGATCTCAGGGTCATCTGGACGACATCCCCGTTGAGAAGATATCCCACTTCGAAAAGGGCTATCTGGAGTTTATGAACCTGACGCATCCGGACATCGCGAAGAAGATCGTCGAAGGCAAGGAACTGACCGACGAGATAAAGTCGTCTCTGGATAAGTCCGTCGAGGAATACAAGAAGCTTTGGGAAGGGGAAAGCGCCGGTTAG
- the atpC gene encoding ATP synthase F1 subunit epsilon gives MPDKVLLLDIVTPDRLLFEGEATMVIAPSADGEVGILPLHAAFLSELNVGELRFKQEKDGKEVEEYVAVSGGFMEVFEDKVTVITPAAEFAREIDIERAKQARAEAEAELKKREGVDVDQAHAKLLRAESRLRIAKRISAK, from the coding sequence TTGCCTGACAAAGTTCTACTATTAGATATAGTTACTCCCGACCGGCTTCTTTTTGAGGGCGAAGCCACGATGGTCATCGCTCCGTCCGCGGACGGCGAGGTTGGCATACTGCCTCTTCACGCCGCTTTCTTGTCGGAGCTGAACGTCGGTGAGCTTCGCTTCAAACAAGAAAAAGACGGCAAGGAAGTCGAGGAATACGTAGCGGTGTCCGGCGGTTTCATGGAGGTCTTCGAGGACAAGGTCACGGTCATCACCCCGGCCGCCGAGTTTGCCCGGGAAATCGACATTGAACGGGCCAAACAAGCCAGGGCGGAAGCGGAGGCGGAGCTTAAGAAACGCGAGGGCGTCGACGTCGATCAGGCCCACGCGAAACTACTGCGCGCCGAGTCCCGGTTGCGGATCGCCAAACGCATATCGGCAAAGTAG